The region TATTCCAAAGTGGCCTCATTCCTGGTGAACCCGGGCCCACAGAGAGAGTTCCTCCAAAAGTTCCTTGATGGAAAAGGTTGGGCAAAGTGTTACACTTGTACAATAgagtatttataataaaatatacttAGTGAAAGAAAGCCTCAACTGATAATAGATCATTGTAAAAAACTATTACATGTGATTTTCTCTCCCTTCTAGTTCTTCATGGTTCCTGGTTTGATCATATCAAGGGTTGGCTGAATGCTGAGGATAAAGATCGCATCATGTACATCTCCTATGAAGAGATGATAACGGTGAGATTTAGCAGTACTCCTCAAAACTTTCTACTAAattatctttaaaatgtttccttAACAATTCTGACCTCACAAGAATACGTGATAACTCATGAATACTTGCAGGAATatgagctgtttttcttttcattggtGCAGGACCTGAAGGACTCTGTGGCCAGAATTGCTCAGTACTTGGAGAAACCTCTGGACGCAGAGGTGATAGAGAAGATAGCGGACCGATGTTTGTTCgagaacatgaagaagaacaaaatgtcaaactactcTGCTGTTCCTTCAGAATTAATGGACAGGACAAAGTCCGAATTTCTCAGGAAaggtgtgtgtttcattcaatAGCACATACAGTACTGTTAGTAGATGTGGTCCACTGTCCATTcaaataaagacacattttcacaaatggTTCCATCAAATGACTCCTCtcgtgtgttgtgtttcaggaATAACTGGAGACTGGAAGAACCAGCTGACAGTGGCAGAGGCGGAGTACTTTGACACAGTttacaaagacaaaatgaaggATGTCAAATATAAATTTGTATGGGATCAAAATGAATTAGATGAGCACACTGGATGATAATCACCCCACTATACAATGATTAACAAAATATGCATTTTACTTAGAGACGGATCATTAGTATTACTACTATTACCcatattacttttttattactTCTCTTAATTAGAATTAGAGAATTAGAATTATCCTTGCCTTTTGGGTCACATGATTAAAGGCGGTTTCTTTTAGGGACTCAGAATAAGATGACCTATGTGTTGAATGTGTATTGTGCCATGTGGGCTTTAGGTCAATAAATGAACATGTGGTAGTTTCATTTCTGTCGAAAAGGATGTCAACGAAATGTTGCATTCACGTAACCTGTGAGAAAATGTCTCTGTCATCAATCTTAAATTAGATTCGCTGTGAAACCTGTGGACTCTACATAGTTGTTCTTGGGAGGTCACCTACTGTTTTACATCCATAATAACAACAGTACAGTGGGGACAAGACTAACTAAAAGGCACTAATATTGTATCATTTACCAGGAAGTAGACAGCTATTTACAGCCAGGAAGATTAGGGGACAAGACTAAACTCAAATCCTCATGAAACTGATATGTCCTTTGTGATTGTCATAATAACACTGATTCAATTGTTTTCTGTAAGGACAGTTTAGAGTAGAGAGTTTGCATTTACTATTTTTGCCATGTGACCTGAATGCAGCATAGCGTTAGCGAGGCAGCCGGCTAGCCTTAGCAAACAATAGCGTTTGGTTCTTAGTTCCGCTTCTTCCGTGTCCGCGCTTAATCTCAGCAGTGCCAAGATGACACAACTCAAACACGGTGACACCGGTTATTCTACAGCTCGCTGTTGACCGGTTAGTGCGATTAAATTACAGTCAAACAGTAACACGCCTGGTGTTGTTTGCTAACGCTCACTAGCAGTCCGTGAGGTTCAGGTGGTTCCGTGTTGTGATCCCTTCAGACGGAGAATATGATGAAGTCACGGACTCACCCGACACCTGCAACAGAGGAGGGATGTCCGGCTCAGTCACAGGTAGATGGGGAGAGTCCGCCACATGTCACTGGGCTTTAACTCGGAGCATTGTGATCACACAGCTCACCGGTACTTTACCGGCTGCTACGATTGGCTGTCACAGTAATAATACATCTCATCTGTACAGCACGTTCCATAGGTTagatgcagctcaaagtgctttgcaATGCAATCAAAGACATGAGATGAGATAGAGCAATGAGAACACGCGTTAAAACATACAACTCGGTATGAaaagaagttttaaaagagTACTGCTACAGTTTCTGTGACAGTCACTGTGGGGGAAATGAGATGTATATCCCATACTTACATCTATGTATAGTCtaatgtgtggttgtgtgtatatgtatattttgcaTGTTATGCCTTTTCGAtcttgctgctgtaaaactGCAAATGCCCCCACTGTgagactaataaaggattatcttatcttatatatATTGCAGTCTATATAAAGGAGTGTGTTACCCGTTGAGCCAAGTGTGTCATTTCACCCCTTTCTGACCATATGTGTAAACACTGAAGCACATCCATACCCTTTTCCTCCAAGACACTTGAGGTGCAGGCTGGGAGCCAGTGCCTGCAAACTTTAACCTGTTCTTTGAGTTTCAACAGTGAAACAACTGTGTCTTGGCCAGAAAACCTGGTTTGACTCTGACATCGACACTTTGTTGGTCTGGAGGAAAGAATCCCTTACTTAAGGGCCTTTGTTAGGACTATCCTGACCActgattacaaaaaaaaaattcaccaCGATTATTGTGCTTGAAGTCAGAAGTAGCGTTGCTGGGAAATCACAGACGTATAGTATGATGTGCACAGTGAAGTAATGACGTGGCTCTACGGTGCAAACTGGGTCTAAAAAGGTTTGCAAGTCAAACTTACTCTAAACCAGGCCTAGCACCAGTCCAGCACCAACACCAGGGTCACCTGGGTCGAAAAGGGTTATCACACACTTGACTCAACATATAGCAGATTTATTTGATTCaatgcaatgtttttatttagtttcacaTCTGCTCTGACAAATGTGGCCTGTTACTCTCCTGCTGTCAGCTAAGGTAACCGTGAGGAGAGTGAAGACATGATGCACTGACAACATAGTTGCAAGCTGACCAATACAAGGTATGTTGCTGTGGCTTGGTTTGTCATAAACCCTTAAGGAACACATTGTTAACACTGACGCCAGAGGTACATagagaacatgaaaacactgtgcCGCTTGTTCAATACAAAACTGCTTTGAAGACACAGCTAGAGTGCTCCTTTAATTGTCACCCTGCTAATATCTTGTGGCAGCCATCATGTCACTGTAACTCATAGATTTGTGGAGCAATGGGTACAGTGCCCTGTTTCAAAATCATTCGCCGAATAATGTAAGTAGGACATGAAACAGGAAAATGTGCAAAGCGATGTGCAGGAGCAAGGCAATAACAAAGTATGGGGGCAGGAAGTGTGCTAGCATGTGGCTTTGAGATTAATATCCAATAAGTATGTTGTACATATTCCAGTCTGTTTCATTTCCCTAGGTTCAGGTTAGTGTTTAACAGTGACTCATGGACTGTTGCTGAAATCTGATCAGGGTGGTTTATTACTCAGCTGAAGGAAATGGGCTGGTAC is a window of Paralichthys olivaceus isolate ysfri-2021 chromosome 21, ASM2471397v2, whole genome shotgun sequence DNA encoding:
- the LOC109626928 gene encoding sulfotransferase 2B1-like, with protein sequence MSEAELYTQHKEVYLLSGLHTPQSLQYFEDFTFRHDDIIIVTYPKSGTTWMQEIVPLIMSGGDPASVESLHNWDRVPWLEIYSSCNLELEKRPSPRMFATHFQYKMMPRSFFEVKPKVIYVMRNPKDVFTSYLHYSKVASFLVNPGPQREFLQKFLDGKVLHGSWFDHIKGWLNAEDKDRIMYISYEEMITDLKDSVARIAQYLEKPLDAEVIEKIADRCLFENMKKNKMSNYSAVPSELMDRTKSEFLRKGITGDWKNQLTVAEAEYFDTVYKDKMKDVKYKFVWDQNELDEHTG